Proteins found in one Mustela lutreola isolate mMusLut2 chromosome 12, mMusLut2.pri, whole genome shotgun sequence genomic segment:
- the LOC131813010 gene encoding olfactory receptor 1N2: MGKPSQVNQTAVSDFLLLGLSEKPEEQRLLFGIFLGMYLVTMTGNLLIILAISSSPHLHTPMYFFLANLSLTDACFTSASVPKMLANIHTQSRTISYSGCLAQLYFLLMFGGLDNCLLAVMAYDRYVAICQPLHYSTAMSPQLCVLMLVMCWMLTNCPALMHTLLLTRVAFCAHKAIPHFYCDPSALLKLACSDTRINELMIITMGLMFLTAPLMLIVLSYGRISWAVFGISTPGGRWKAFSTCGSHLTVVLLFYGSLMGVYLLPPSTHSAESESRAAILYMVIIPMLNPFIYSLRNRDMKEALGKLFGNGKMFLLP, from the coding sequence ATGGGAAAACCAAGCCAAGTGAACCAAACAGCTGTTTCAGACTTCCTCCTTCTGGGACTCTCTGAGAAGCCAGAGGAGCAACGACTCCTATTTGGCATCTTCCTGGGCATGTACCTGGTCACCATGACAGGGAACCTGCTTATCATCCTGGCCATAAGCTCTAGCCCACACCTTCATActcccatgtactttttcctaGCCAATCTATCATTAACTGATGCCTGTTTCACTTCTGCTTCAGTCCCCAAAATGCTGGCCAACATTCATACCCAGAGTCGGACCATCTCTTATTCTGGGTGCCTTGCACAGCTGTATTTCCTCCTTATGTTTGGTGGCCTTGACAACTGCCTGCTGGCTGTGATGGCATacgaccgctatgtggccatctgccagCCACTCCATTACAGCACAGCTATGAGTCCCCAACTCTGTGTACTAATGCTGGTCATGTGCTGGATGCTAACCAACTGCCCTGCACTGATGCACACACTGCTGCTGACCCGTGTGGCCTTCTGTGCCCACAAGGCCATCCCTCACTTTTACTGTGATCCCAGTGCTCTGCTGAAGCTTGCCTGCTCAGACACTCGCATTAATGAGCTGATGATCATCACCATGGGCCTAATGTTCCTCACTGCTCCCCTCATGTTGATTGTCCTCTCCTATGGCCGCATTTCCTGGGCTGTGTTTGGCATCTCAACTCCTGGAGGGCGATGGAAAGCCTTCTCTACCTGTGGTTCCCACCTCACAGTGGTCCTGCTCTTCTATGGGTCTCTGATGGGTGTTTATTTACTTCCTCCATCAACTCACTCGGCAGAGAGTGAAAGTAGGGCTGCCATTCTCTACATGGTGATTATCCCCATGTTAAACCCATTCATCTACAGCTTGAGGAACAGAGACATGAAGGAGGCCTTGGGTAAACTATTTggtaatggaaaaatgttcctctTACCATGA